Genomic DNA from Candidatus Abyssobacteria bacterium SURF_5:
GGACTACTGGTCGAGCGGAAGCACGACCTATATCGTCCTTGCCGGCTTTACACCCGGATCGGGCGAAACGCCTCCGGAAGAGTGAGAACCCTCTTCCCAGTTCCCCGTTAGCTGGTAAGACGAGTTGAAAACTGCCATGGTTTCGTTTGAAACAAATATAACGTGCCCCCGCGTTGTAATAAGCGGGTTGAGCGGTGGGTCGGGCAAAACTGTTATTGCTCTCGGCCTCATTGAACTATGTCGGCGGAAGGGCCTTGTGGTAGCGCCGTTCAAAAAGGGGCCCGACTATATCGACGTTGCGTGGCACGCTCTGTCGGCCGGCCGCCCCAGTTATAACTTGGACACCTTCTTAATGGATTCTGAGGATATCCTTCTTAAGGTTGAGGCGCGTACTCGCCTCGCGGATATCGCTATTATCGAAGGGAACCGGGGCCTGTTTGACGGGATGGATGCCAGCGGAACTCACAGCACGGCCGAGCTCGCGAAACTGATCGGCGCCCCCGTCCTTTTGGTGTTGAATTGCACCAAGATCACGCGAACGGTTGCGGCGATCGTGCTGGGATGCAAACTGATGGATACGCAGGTGAATCTGGCGGGCGTAATCCTCAATCAGGTGGCTAATATCCGGCAGGAATCGCTTATTCGAGCCGCCGTCGAACAGGAAACGGGAATACCTGTTGTTGGGGCGATCCCTCGAATCAAGGATTTTTCGCTCTCGGAGCGTCATCTCGGTCTGTTGCCGCCCGAGGAACATCCTCTCGCAAAAATGACGCTCGAGCGGCTTCATGACGTAATTGCGCCGAATCTTGATTCGGATGCCGTATTTCGAATTGCAACGTCGTCGCTGCCGCTTGCAATTCCGGCCCTGAGGAGCAACGGCTGCGGAGGCGCTGTTGAAGGGGCGCCACGCATCGGGGTGTTCAGAGATTCGGCATTTACCTTTTACTATCCGGAAAACCTTGAGGCACTCGAGCGTTGTGGAGCGCGGCTGGTTGAGATCAGTGGGCTCCATGACAGAAAACTGCCGCAGGTTGATGCTATATATATCGGTGGTGGGTTCCCTGAGACCCACGCACGCGAGCTGGCTCAAAATGAGTCGTTGCGGGCGGCGGTCAAGCAGGAGGTTGAAAACGGGTTGCCGGTTTATGCCGAGTGCGGCGGCTTGATCTATCTGGGAGAGACGCTTGAATTCGGCGGTGAAACGTATCCCATGGCAGGCGTTTTTCCGGTTGGATTCAGCATAAAGCGCAAGCCCCAGGGGCATGGATATGTTGTCGTTGAAATCGACAAACCGAATCCGTATTTTTCAGTGGGAACAATCCTTCGAGGGCACGAATTCCATTATGCAGCCGTGCAGAAATATGATCCAGCCGAGGTGGGAACGATTTTCCAGGTGAAACGCGGCTATGGCTTCGACTGCGGTCGCGACGGCCTGCTTTACAAGAATGTCCTCGCTTCCTTCTGCCATATCCATGCGACGGGTGAGAAGAAATGGGCCGAGGCCGTGGTTCGACTGGCTGCGCGCAGGATGCTGAGCGGCGGCCGCTTGGAAAATACGATGGAGGTAAATCGCGCTTTCTGAGGAATTGGCTGGAGAATGAACGACCTGCGCATTGCAGCGGTTGTTATGCAGTCCGGGTTCGGAGAAGTTGATGCAAACCTGGAAAAGATGAGACAGTTCGTGAGACAGGCATCGGCATGTGACGCCGATCTTGTCTGTTTTCCAGAAATGAACATTACCGGATATGCATTGACGAAGAAAATGGAGCAATATGCCGAGCCGATCCCGGGGCCAAGCACTCGACAAGTGCAGCGGATGGCCAGAGAATTCGGGATCGTCATCCTCGCCGGCTTGCCCGAGAAGACGGCGCGGGGATCTGTCGCGATCACGCAGGTTGTCGTGACACCGAATGGCCGTATGGGGAAGTACTGTAAACTTCATCTTTCGCGGGGCGAGCGGAAGTTTTTTGAGGGTGGCAACCGGATTCCGACATTCAGGCTCGGCAGGACCACTTTCGGGGTGCAGTTATGTTACGATGCGCATTTCCCGGAACTCAGCACACTGCTTGCGTTGAAGGGGGCGGAGGTCCTGTTTGTGCCGCATGCGTCGCCGCCTCCGGAATCGCCCGATCAGAAGCGCGGCCGGTGGCTGCGTTACCTTGCGGCCCGGGCATACGATAACAGCGTGTATCTGGTTGCCTGTAACCAGACTGGAGACGGCGGCGCAGGCATTAAATTCACCGGTGTCGCGCTGGTGCTGGACCCGCGCGGGGAAGTCCTGGGAGAGACTTCGGGCGAGGAAGAAAGAATGCTGATTGCGGACCTCAAAGCTGACGCTCTGGCAAAAGTGCGCAAGGCGAGAGTCGGCTTTTTCCTGGCCAATCGCAGGCCGGAACTGTATGAGGGGCTTTCCGCTCACGCTATCAGGAAAATGGTCTGGAGAAAAGGGAGAAAAGTGTAGGGTGAAGGCAATTACGGACTGATATGGGATATTTTTCCCATGAGGCAATGAAGGTGCTCATTTTCAGAAAGGAAAGAGAGAATGGGATCAATCGTATTAGCGGGGAAAACATTTGACGTCGACGAAGATGGATTTCTTCAGAACCCGGAGCTGTGGGATGACGAGGTCGCCGCAGCTTTCGCACCCACTGAGGGAATTCAGGCTATGACGGACGAACATTGGAAAGTAGTCCATTACATCCGCGACTACTACCTGAAATTCGGGGTTGCCCCTATGATTCGCAAGCTCTGCAAGGAGACCGGCTGCAATTTGAAGAAGATTTACGAGTTGTTCCCGTCAGGGCCGGCGAAAGGCGCTTGCAAGATTGCAGGTCTTCCCAAGCCGACGGGTTGCGTATAGGCGAAAGACTTATTGCTGGGATGCCGCGTTTCGAACAAGCGCGGTATCCCGGTGGTGCACCATCTTCCGCATGCCCCTTCTCTCCGGTGGCCAAGTTGCATACGGAGCAGCTCATCGGCTGCTGATTCATGATAACCCGGGAAGGGGTTATGCGGCGCCCCAAAGATGGAAAGGCGGCAGCTTCTGCGGCAGCCTTCGCAAAAGAGGTATCCTTATTGGGAGGTATTCCAGCCAAAAGGAATTTTTCATCCCTTTAGGGGCAATTTGTACGACACGTTACTGCCGTGGTAACACACTGCGCGAAATACCAGTGGGAGGATTCTATGCCCCTGGTCGCAGCCGGTGACACATTTTATGGATCTGAGAACGCTCCTCACGGAGAAACGCTCTGAAATCGTCGCAAAGTGGGCGCGACTGGTTTTTGAGACATATGCGCCGGAGACGTCTCGTTTTCTGAAAGGAGAAAAAGACCGGTTCGCTAACCCCGTGGGCGATGCTCTTACGCGGGGAGTGGAAGCGGTATACGATTATCTCCTAAGCGGAACTGATTCGGAGCAAGTATTACGGCATCTGGATGACATCATTCGGATAAAGGCGGTTCAGGATTTTACCCCGGCCGAGGCGCTTGATTTTCTCTTCAGATTGAAAGCGGTTGTGAGAGAGGAAGCAGATCCTTTTCTCCGGGAGAACGCGCTTTCCGTGCGGGAGTTGCTTGAATTTGAAACCAGGCTGGACAATCTGGCTCTTCAGGGATTTACGCTCTTTATGAAGTGTCGGGAGAAAATTTACGATCTGAAAGCAAGCCAGGTGAAGGACCGGACGTTTCGGCTGTTGAAAAGAGCGAATCTTGTCGTGGAGATCCCCGACCCCGAGGAGGGTCCCGGCGACGTGGAGAATATAAAGCGAGGTAAGGGTTCATGAAAATCTTCCTTCCCCTCATCGCGGTTTTGGCGCTGGTAGGTATTGCACTCGCGGGGGTGGAACTGGCGAATCTGCAAGTATTTTTCGGGATTGTCATTCCCTATGCGGCGCTCGCCGTCTTTCTCGGCGGACTCGTATATCGGGTCTTGAAATGGGCGCGCTCGCCTGTTCCTTTCCGCATCACACTGTCGTGTGGTCAACAGAAAACGCATCCGTGGATAAAGTCGAGCACCCTTGATAATCCGCACTCAACCGCAGGAGTCATCGGGCGGATGGCGCTTGAAATTCTTTTCTTCAGGTCGCTGTTCAGAAACACTCGGCTCGAGCTCAGGAAAGGGCCAAAGCTTTCCTATGAATGGGAGAAGTGGCTGTGGCTGGCGGCGCTCGCCTTCCACTACGCGTTCCTGATGATCCTTCTCAGGCATTTGCGCTTTTTTACCGTGCCGGTGCCCTTCTTCGTTAATGCGCTGGATCAGTTGGACGGATTCTTCCAGATCAGTGTGCCCGCACTGTATTTGAGTGATATCATTCTCGTGGCTGCGGCCACCTATCTGTTCCTGCGAAGAATCGTCATACCGCAGATCAAGTATATTTCGCTGCCGGCGGATTACTTCCCCCTGTTTCTGATTCTTGGGCTGGCGACTTCCGGCATCTTGATGCGCTATTTGCTGAGAGTGGATGTTGAAGCGATCAAGGAGCTCACGATAGGACTGGCTGCATTCAGACCGGTTGTTCCCGCCGGAATCGGTTCGCTGTTCTACGTTCATCTGTTTCTCGTCAGCGTGCTGTTTGCATATTTCCCTTTCAGCAAGCTGATGCATTTGGGGGGCATCTTCCTGAGCCCGACCCGGAACCTGGCGAACAATAACCGCATGCGCAGGCATATCAATCCCTGGAATTATCCTGTCAAGGTTCACACTTATGATGAGTATGAGGAAGAGTTCAGGGACAAGATGCAGGCTGCCGGACTGCCTCTGGAAAGAGAGGCTTCCGGTGATTTGAAACCGGCCGGGCTGCCTTTGGAAAAGGAGTGACAATGTCAGATATTCCAGAAAGCATTCCAAAACCGGAACAGCTGGGAGTGATCGATCAGCAGTTGCCTCGCAGCGACTGGATGGATACGCCTGTTGTATTCAAACACGGCAGCTACTGCTACAGCGCAAAATCCAAATTCATGAGCTATCTGGACCTGCCGAACCCGCGGGACTGGTCGCCGATGGATAAGGATTGGAAACTGCCGAATGACTGGCAAAGGATTATCCACGAGGGCCTTCGCGAGAGACTGTCCAAGTATCGTTCGCTCAAGGTGTTCATGGACATCTGCGTAAGGTGCGGCGCGTGTGCCGATAAATGTCACTTCTTCATCGGTTCAGGCGACCCCAAGAACATGCCGGTCCTCAGGGCCGAGCTTCTGAGGTCCGTCTATCGAAAAGATTTCACTACCGCCGGAAAGATTCTCGGGAAGATTGCGGGCGCACGGGAACTGACGGTGGACGTGCTGAAGGAATGGTACTACTACTTCTATCAGTGCACGGAATGCCGCCGCTGCTCTGTTTTCTGCCCATACGGGATCGATACCGCCGAGATCACCATGCTCGCGCGCGAGCTGCTGAATCTGGTCGGCCTGAACATCGGGTGGACGATCGAGCCGTGCGCCAACTGCTTCCGCACCGGCAATCATCTTGGCATCCAGCCGCACGGATTCGCAGACAGTATTGAGTTTGCCGTTGACGAGCTCGAGGAGATCACTGGGATTCGGGTCGACGCCCCGATAAACAAGAAGGGCGCGGAGATCCTCTTTATCACGCCCTCAGCCGATTATTTTGCCTCTCCGCATTATTACACGCTGCTGGGGTATCTCGCCCTGTTCCACGAGATCGGACTCGACTACACGTGGAGCACGTTTGCCTCCGAGGGCGGCAACTTCGGCTTGTTCACCTCGCACGAGATGATCAAGCGCTTGAACGCAAAAATGTATGCAGAGGCGAAGCGACTGGGCGTGAAATGGATTCTGGGCGGAGAGTGCGGCCACATGTGGAGGGTCGTGCACCAGTACATGGATACGATGAACGGCCCGGCCGATTTCCTCCAGGAGCCGGTTTCGCCTATTACCGGGACGAGGTTCGAGAATGCGCGGTCCACGAAAATGGTCCACATTACGGAATTCACGTCGGACCTGATCCGGAATAACAAACTGAAACTCGATCCCAGCCGGAACAATCACTGGAGAGCCACATTCCACGATTCCTGCAATCCGGCCCGAGCGCTCGGCCTGTTCGAGGAGCCAAGATACGTTATCCGCAACGTCTGCAACAACTTCTTCGAGATGCCCGACAATACCATCCGCGAACAAACCTTCTGCTGCGGCAGCGGCGCGGGTCTGGGCAACGATGAAAACATGGAGATGCGCCTGCGGGGCGGGCTTCCGCGCGCGAACGCCGTCAGGCACGTGCACGAGAAGCACGGCGTCAATATTCTGCTCTGCATGTGCGCCATCGATAAAGCGACCCTGCCGCCGTTGATGGAGTATTGGGTGCCAGGAGTCGAGGTGGGCGGTATTCATGAGCTGGTGGCAAATGCGCTGGTGTTAACGGGCGAAAAGGAGAGGACGACCGACGTACGCGGCGAGCCCCTCATGAAGGAGGAGGACACGAAGGATGTATGACGGCGGAAAAATCATTGCCGGGTTGGTCATCTTCCTCGGTGTGGTGACTTTCCCGTTCTGGTACACTCAAGCAAATGAAGAAGCCATTGAGAAACCGCAGTTATTGCTTCCGGCAGACGAGACCGAATGCGTGGAACCCACCGCTTACATGCGGGCATCTCACATGCAGATGCTCAACGAATGGAGAGACTTCGTCGTTCGGGAGGGACAGGCGACGTACCTGTCCAGCACCGGAAAGATGTACGAGATGAGCCTCACCCGCACCTGCATGAAGTGCCACACGAGCCGGCAGGAGTTCTGCAACAAGTGTCATGCGTATTCCGGCGTGAGCACTCCGTACTGCTGGGATTGTCATGTTGAGCCGAAGGAGAGTGCCTGATGAAGAGCCGAAGGAGCTTTCTGAAGATATCCGGGGCCTGCCTTCTCGGGTTGGGAGTGAAACCCGTGCTCAATGCCTTCGCGCAGGCGGAGCGGATGGAGATCGCGCCGAATCCGAACGCGCTTCGCGCCGGGCGCTGGGCTCTGGTGGTCGATATCACAAAGTGCCGGGACGATTGCACCGACTGCATAAACGCCTGCAATCGCGCTCACAATATTCCCGATCTTGGAAGAACGAAAGAGGAAGTGAAATGGATATGGAATGAATCCTACGAGCACGCTTTCCCGGGCGTTGAGCACGAGTTCGTCGAGGAGCGCGTCAAGCATCAGCCGTTCATGGTGCTG
This window encodes:
- a CDS encoding cobyrinate a,c-diamide synthase, which encodes MVSFETNITCPRVVISGLSGGSGKTVIALGLIELCRRKGLVVAPFKKGPDYIDVAWHALSAGRPSYNLDTFLMDSEDILLKVEARTRLADIAIIEGNRGLFDGMDASGTHSTAELAKLIGAPVLLVLNCTKITRTVAAIVLGCKLMDTQVNLAGVILNQVANIRQESLIRAAVEQETGIPVVGAIPRIKDFSLSERHLGLLPPEEHPLAKMTLERLHDVIAPNLDSDAVFRIATSSLPLAIPALRSNGCGGAVEGAPRIGVFRDSAFTFYYPENLEALERCGARLVEISGLHDRKLPQVDAIYIGGGFPETHARELAQNESLRAAVKQEVENGLPVYAECGGLIYLGETLEFGGETYPMAGVFPVGFSIKRKPQGHGYVVVEIDKPNPYFSVGTILRGHEFHYAAVQKYDPAEVGTIFQVKRGYGFDCGRDGLLYKNVLASFCHIHATGEKKWAEAVVRLAARRMLSGGRLENTMEVNRAF
- a CDS encoding nitrilase produces the protein MNDLRIAAVVMQSGFGEVDANLEKMRQFVRQASACDADLVCFPEMNITGYALTKKMEQYAEPIPGPSTRQVQRMAREFGIVILAGLPEKTARGSVAITQVVVTPNGRMGKYCKLHLSRGERKFFEGGNRIPTFRLGRTTFGVQLCYDAHFPELSTLLALKGAEVLFVPHASPPPESPDQKRGRWLRYLAARAYDNSVYLVACNQTGDGGAGIKFTGVALVLDPRGEVLGETSGEEERMLIADLKADALAKVRKARVGFFLANRRPELYEGLSAHAIRKMVWRKGRKV
- the tusE gene encoding TusE/DsrC/DsvC family sulfur relay protein, which codes for MGSIVLAGKTFDVDEDGFLQNPELWDDEVAAAFAPTEGIQAMTDEHWKVVHYIRDYYLKFGVAPMIRKLCKETGCNLKKIYELFPSGPAKGACKIAGLPKPTGCV
- a CDS encoding menaquinol oxidoreductase, with amino-acid sequence MKIFLPLIAVLALVGIALAGVELANLQVFFGIVIPYAALAVFLGGLVYRVLKWARSPVPFRITLSCGQQKTHPWIKSSTLDNPHSTAGVIGRMALEILFFRSLFRNTRLELRKGPKLSYEWEKWLWLAALAFHYAFLMILLRHLRFFTVPVPFFVNALDQLDGFFQISVPALYLSDIILVAAATYLFLRRIVIPQIKYISLPADYFPLFLILGLATSGILMRYLLRVDVEAIKELTIGLAAFRPVVPAGIGSLFYVHLFLVSVLFAYFPFSKLMHLGGIFLSPTRNLANNNRMRRHINPWNYPVKVHTYDEYEEEFRDKMQAAGLPLEREASGDLKPAGLPLEKE
- a CDS encoding (Fe-S)-binding protein gives rise to the protein MSDIPESIPKPEQLGVIDQQLPRSDWMDTPVVFKHGSYCYSAKSKFMSYLDLPNPRDWSPMDKDWKLPNDWQRIIHEGLRERLSKYRSLKVFMDICVRCGACADKCHFFIGSGDPKNMPVLRAELLRSVYRKDFTTAGKILGKIAGARELTVDVLKEWYYYFYQCTECRRCSVFCPYGIDTAEITMLARELLNLVGLNIGWTIEPCANCFRTGNHLGIQPHGFADSIEFAVDELEEITGIRVDAPINKKGAEILFITPSADYFASPHYYTLLGYLALFHEIGLDYTWSTFASEGGNFGLFTSHEMIKRLNAKMYAEAKRLGVKWILGGECGHMWRVVHQYMDTMNGPADFLQEPVSPITGTRFENARSTKMVHITEFTSDLIRNNKLKLDPSRNNHWRATFHDSCNPARALGLFEEPRYVIRNVCNNFFEMPDNTIREQTFCCGSGAGLGNDENMEMRLRGGLPRANAVRHVHEKHGVNILLCMCAIDKATLPPLMEYWVPGVEVGGIHELVANALVLTGEKERTTDVRGEPLMKEEDTKDV
- a CDS encoding cytochrome C → MYDGGKIIAGLVIFLGVVTFPFWYTQANEEAIEKPQLLLPADETECVEPTAYMRASHMQMLNEWRDFVVREGQATYLSSTGKMYEMSLTRTCMKCHTSRQEFCNKCHAYSGVSTPYCWDCHVEPKESA